One window from the genome of Spirosoma rhododendri encodes:
- a CDS encoding DEAD/DEAH box helicase, translating into MKVSPTQPFQIVYSLLEHEFLGYLVEAFVVQRNSRGELTLLNQTLSTQNVSEFAYGLDERDFELVRLIESIQQDIILKKYNTRKLPTVDFFLKLYDSSKGDKVVQEAISSYLETIKPKIMGLMEGKPFYIMGNDGNPAGEPIVWMPEPAKVHFHFDRKADATHYFPIIRYPTGGTNPDGSRETRRIEFQFKNALMICDEPAYMMVGNQLYHFSKNVDGRKLRPFFAKNHIIIPRNIEQQYYERFVSPLIASYDVYAKGFEIRQESLEPVPVLTVSEQVASSRTVASGPFIDGSDADDEGCQRIAFDLSFQYGDFGFRFDSFSTSANVNLEKKGDDYIFHRIRRDQRLERQKLTFLREVGLDIRHGRLVLPKSEAFDWLNTHSNELRDAGFLLQQHNQDNKRYFLGYSSIDVSIEEGRDWFDIYANVRFGEFEIPFIKLRSLILDKKQEFTLPNGEIAVIPEAWFTRFSELFGFLEHPDGVDGLIMDRLMLRKHHLALVQELERDNLATAVMSHKLERLRDFQEIEPFPLPHGFNGTLRPYQQAGYNWMSFLRQYRFGGCLADDMGLGKTVMTLALLQGQKEAGATQPSMLVMPTSLIYNWELEARKFTPNLRVMVYTGTYREKNTAQFDDYDLILTSYGIVRIDIDLLSDYRFHYVILDESQAIKNPSSHITKAVMHLDAAHRLILTGTPLENSTMDLWAQMTFINPGLLGSQTFFRNEFQIPIEKRHDEAKTNRLYTLIKPFLLRRNKAQVATDLPEKVESVLFCDMTDAQAEQYEEAKSYYRNLILERIEEEGMARSQMVVLQGLTKLRQIANHPRMVNDEYEGDSGKLSDVLMRLESAMTENHKVLVFSQFIKHLNVVRQYLKEKGIKYAYLDGSTTDRRSQVELFQTDDSVKLFLISLKAGGLGHNLTAADYVFILDPWWNPAIEAQAVDRAHRIGQQKTVFTYKFIAKNTVEEKILALQQAKKQLAGSLITTEENFIKSLTREDIMVLLE; encoded by the coding sequence ATGAAAGTTTCGCCCACTCAACCTTTTCAGATTGTTTATTCCCTGCTTGAGCATGAGTTTCTGGGCTATCTCGTTGAAGCGTTCGTTGTGCAGCGAAATAGTCGGGGCGAACTGACCCTGCTCAATCAAACGCTATCGACACAGAACGTCAGTGAGTTTGCCTATGGGCTGGATGAACGGGATTTCGAGCTGGTACGGCTGATCGAAAGCATTCAGCAAGACATTATTCTTAAGAAGTACAACACGCGGAAGCTCCCTACCGTCGACTTTTTCCTGAAGCTGTACGACTCCAGCAAGGGCGATAAAGTAGTGCAGGAGGCCATCAGCAGTTACCTTGAAACCATCAAACCCAAGATTATGGGGCTGATGGAAGGCAAGCCCTTTTATATCATGGGTAACGATGGCAACCCGGCGGGCGAGCCCATCGTCTGGATGCCCGAACCCGCCAAAGTTCACTTTCACTTCGATCGTAAAGCCGACGCGACCCACTACTTCCCCATCATCCGGTATCCGACCGGCGGCACAAATCCCGACGGATCGCGGGAGACACGCCGGATCGAATTTCAGTTTAAAAACGCGCTGATGATCTGCGACGAACCCGCTTATATGATGGTGGGAAATCAGTTGTACCATTTCAGCAAAAACGTCGATGGACGTAAACTCCGGCCGTTTTTTGCCAAGAATCACATCATCATCCCGCGTAATATCGAGCAGCAGTACTACGAACGCTTTGTTTCGCCCCTTATCGCATCGTACGACGTCTACGCCAAAGGATTTGAGATTCGGCAGGAATCGCTGGAGCCGGTTCCGGTGCTGACGGTTTCGGAGCAGGTAGCATCGAGCCGGACAGTAGCATCGGGGCCGTTCATCGACGGATCCGACGCCGACGATGAAGGCTGTCAGCGCATCGCGTTCGACCTGTCGTTTCAGTACGGCGACTTCGGCTTCCGGTTCGACAGTTTCAGCACGTCGGCCAACGTTAATCTGGAGAAGAAAGGCGACGACTATATCTTCCACCGCATTCGGCGCGATCAGCGGCTGGAGCGGCAAAAGCTAACGTTTCTGCGCGAGGTCGGGCTCGACATTCGGCACGGGCGACTCGTACTGCCCAAGTCCGAGGCCTTTGACTGGCTCAACACCCATAGTAATGAGCTGCGCGATGCGGGTTTTCTGCTGCAACAGCATAATCAGGATAACAAACGCTATTTCCTCGGCTATTCGAGTATCGACGTATCGATCGAAGAAGGGCGCGACTGGTTCGATATTTACGCCAACGTGCGCTTCGGTGAATTCGAGATTCCGTTTATTAAACTGCGTTCGCTGATTCTCGATAAGAAGCAGGAGTTTACGCTGCCCAACGGCGAAATAGCGGTTATTCCCGAAGCGTGGTTTACGCGCTTCTCCGAACTGTTCGGTTTTCTGGAACACCCCGACGGTGTCGACGGATTGATAATGGACCGGCTGATGCTGCGGAAGCATCACCTCGCCCTGGTGCAGGAACTGGAGCGCGATAACCTGGCGACAGCCGTGATGAGCCACAAGCTCGAACGCCTGCGTGACTTTCAGGAAATCGAGCCGTTTCCGCTGCCGCATGGTTTCAACGGTACGCTGCGCCCCTATCAGCAGGCGGGTTACAACTGGATGAGTTTCCTGCGGCAGTACCGCTTCGGCGGGTGCCTGGCCGACGATATGGGTCTGGGCAAGACAGTGATGACGCTGGCACTGTTGCAGGGGCAAAAAGAAGCCGGGGCCACCCAGCCGTCGATGCTGGTAATGCCGACGTCGCTGATCTACAACTGGGAACTTGAAGCCCGTAAGTTCACCCCGAACCTGCGGGTGATGGTCTACACGGGTACGTATCGCGAGAAAAACACGGCCCAGTTCGACGACTACGATCTGATTCTGACATCGTACGGTATCGTCCGAATTGACATCGACCTGCTGAGCGACTACCGCTTTCACTACGTCATTCTGGATGAGTCGCAGGCCATCAAAAACCCGTCGTCGCACATCACGAAGGCCGTTATGCATCTCGACGCAGCGCACCGGCTGATTCTGACGGGCACACCGCTGGAAAACAGTACGATGGACCTGTGGGCGCAGATGACGTTCATCAATCCGGGCCTACTGGGTAGTCAGACGTTTTTCCGGAACGAGTTTCAGATTCCCATCGAAAAGCGGCACGATGAAGCCAAAACCAACCGGCTGTACACGCTCATAAAGCCGTTCCTGCTCCGCCGAAACAAAGCGCAGGTAGCTACCGACCTGCCCGAAAAAGTGGAGAGTGTGCTGTTCTGCGACATGACCGACGCGCAGGCCGAGCAGTATGAGGAAGCCAAGTCGTATTACCGCAACCTGATTCTGGAACGGATTGAAGAAGAAGGCATGGCGCGTTCGCAGATGGTCGTGTTGCAGGGCCTGACCAAGCTCCGGCAGATCGCCAACCACCCCCGCATGGTCAACGACGAGTACGAAGGCGATTCGGGAAAACTGTCGGACGTGCTGATGCGGCTGGAAAGTGCCATGACCGAAAACCATAAGGTTCTGGTGTTCAGCCAGTTTATCAAGCACCTCAACGTGGTCAGGCAGTATCTGAAGGAGAAAGGCATCAAATACGCGTACCTCGACGGATCGACCACCGACCGGCGAAGTCAGGTCGAGCTGTTTCAGACCGACGATTCGGTAAAGCTGTTTCTGATCTCGCTCAAGGCGGGTGGACTGGGGCATAACCTGACCGCTGCCGACTACGTGTTTATCCTCGACCCGTGGTGGAACCCGGCCATCGAAGCGCAGGCCGTCGACCGGGCGCACCGGATTGGTCAGCAGAAAACGGTGTTCACCTATAAATTCATCGCCAAGAATACCGTCGAGGAGAAAATACTGGCGCTTCAACAGGCTAAAAAACAACTCGCGGGCAGCCTGATCACGACCGAAGAAAACTTCATCAAGTCGCTGACGCGGGAAGATATCATGGTGCTGCTGGAATAG
- a CDS encoding phosphoribosyltransferase family protein, with product METVQPTLILTAEQIRQKIRRIAFQIYENNVDESALLLAGISGEGFMMAQSLAGVLREIAPFAVDLIELKLDKTQLSQTPVQTDRPADAFTDKVIILIDDVIYTGRTLAFSLQPFLQVPVRKLQVAVLIDRNHPRYPVAADYKGYELSTTLTEHVDVVLSNDDRMGVYLR from the coding sequence ATGGAAACTGTCCAGCCTACGCTGATCCTGACCGCCGAACAAATCCGCCAGAAGATTCGGCGCATTGCTTTTCAGATCTACGAAAACAACGTTGATGAGTCGGCATTGCTACTGGCCGGTATTTCCGGTGAAGGGTTTATGATGGCGCAGTCGCTGGCTGGCGTGTTGCGGGAGATAGCCCCGTTCGCCGTCGATCTGATCGAACTGAAGCTCGACAAAACGCAGCTTAGTCAGACGCCGGTACAGACCGACCGACCCGCCGACGCCTTTACCGACAAAGTGATTATTCTGATCGACGACGTAATCTATACCGGTCGGACGCTTGCGTTCAGCCTGCAACCGTTCCTACAGGTGCCGGTCCGTAAATTACAGGTCGCCGTATTGATCGACCGAAATCACCCGCGCTATCCCGTAGCTGCCGACTACAAAGGCTATGAACTGAGCACCACGCTGACCGAACACGTCGATGTTGTCCTGAGCAACGACGACCGGATGGGGGTGTATCTGCGGTAG
- a CDS encoding YcxB family protein, which produces MIVKTKKYALDQKTYINLALKQWLRDNWKWGLIPLALIIINIALYATGTFDHYWPAIVIFLLTVLYVLFWAVQITGIAQMEQSKALFQKYVYEIDSRQILMRINAKEGGILKWDQISSVSKDTDAYILYLDNAEATRNVKANWIAKTVTKGLAKAQFLYLPFSIFNSEQDMKFTDAILRRKGLLEGTPAAEPVK; this is translated from the coding sequence ATGATTGTTAAGACTAAAAAATACGCCTTAGACCAGAAAACGTACATTAACCTCGCGCTCAAGCAGTGGCTGCGCGACAACTGGAAATGGGGTCTGATTCCGCTCGCGCTGATTATTATCAATATTGCGCTCTACGCTACCGGCACGTTCGATCATTACTGGCCCGCCATCGTTATTTTTCTGTTAACCGTGTTGTACGTCCTGTTCTGGGCCGTGCAAATCACAGGTATCGCGCAGATGGAGCAGAGCAAAGCCCTGTTTCAGAAGTACGTTTACGAAATCGACAGCCGCCAGATTCTGATGCGTATCAACGCCAAAGAAGGCGGTATCCTGAAATGGGATCAGATCAGCAGCGTCAGCAAGGACACGGACGCTTATATTCTGTACCTCGACAACGCCGAAGCAACCCGCAACGTTAAAGCAAACTGGATCGCCAAAACGGTGACGAAGGGGCTGGCTAAAGCGCAGTTTCTCTACCTGCCGTTCAGCATTTTCAATAGCGAGCAGGACATGAAATTTACCGACGCTATTCTCCGGCGTAAAGGCTTACTGGAAGGCACTCCCGCTGCCGAACCGGTTAAGTAA
- a CDS encoding L-ribulose-5-phosphate 4-epimerase, translating to MYKDLQQECYEANMQLPQLGLVLFTFGNVSAVDRDKAVFAIKPSGVPYALLKPGDIVICDYDAKIVAGTMRPSSDTKTHALLYKTWDDIGGITHTHSTYAVAWAQAGMDIPIFGTTHADHTHQDIPCAPALTDEMIQGDYEHETGNQIFDVFREKGLSHHEVEMVLLQNHGPFTWGKTAEKSVYNAAVLEEVARMAYMTLVINPDTPRIKDTLRMKHYERKHGKDAYYGQGC from the coding sequence ATGTACAAAGATCTCCAACAGGAGTGCTACGAGGCTAATATGCAGTTGCCGCAGTTGGGGCTGGTGCTGTTTACGTTTGGGAACGTCAGCGCCGTCGACCGCGACAAAGCGGTGTTTGCCATCAAGCCTAGTGGGGTGCCGTACGCCCTGCTCAAACCCGGCGATATCGTTATCTGCGACTACGACGCGAAGATTGTCGCCGGAACGATGCGCCCGTCGTCGGATACGAAAACGCACGCGCTGCTGTACAAAACGTGGGACGACATTGGCGGCATAACCCACACGCACAGCACATACGCCGTTGCGTGGGCGCAGGCCGGTATGGACATCCCCATCTTCGGAACGACCCATGCCGACCACACGCATCAGGACATCCCCTGCGCACCGGCCCTGACCGACGAGATGATTCAGGGCGATTACGAGCACGAAACCGGCAACCAGATTTTCGACGTGTTCCGGGAGAAAGGCTTGTCGCACCACGAAGTCGAGATGGTGCTGCTGCAAAATCATGGGCCGTTTACGTGGGGTAAAACCGCTGAGAAGTCAGTCTACAACGCGGCTGTGCTGGAAGAGGTGGCCCGAATGGCATACATGACACTAGTGATCAACCCCGATACGCCACGCATTAAAGACACGCTGCGCATGAAGCACTACGAGCGCAAACACGGCAAAGACGCCTACTACGGACAAGGCTGCTAA
- a CDS encoding alpha-N-arabinofuranosidase, which translates to MKKLLTTLLLASLAIPTLAQNKATINAEGASITINKHIYGHFAEHLGRCIYDGFYVGDNNKTIPNKNGVRLDVVDALKKMKIPNLRWPGGCFADTYHWKDGIGPKGKRPKIVNTWWGGVTEDNSFGTHDFLNMCELLGTEPYLAGNVGSGTVQDLSEWVQYVNFPSNSPMSTLRQQNGREKPWNVKFWGVGNEAWGCGGNMKPDYYANIYRQYSTFMNGTVGTEKIFRIASGASSDDFNWTETLMKNIPGNMVEGVALHHYSVFGWGENAKGSATQFTETDYAHTMNEALKMDDFVQKHSDIMDKYDPKKKVALVVDEWGAWYNVEPNTNPGFLFQQNTMRDAVLAGATLNIFHKHAERVRMANLAQAINVLQAVILTDGPKMLLTPTYHVLEMYNVHQDATMLPVDVKADDYKVGEYKLPAVSVSASRDKAGKTHVSLVNIDAGKPQTITVNLKGISAKSVMGRILTSAKVQDYNTFAQPNKVKPAPFSGAKLSGDELTVTLPPVSVVVLEM; encoded by the coding sequence ATGAAGAAACTACTTACCACACTACTTCTTGCCTCTCTAGCCATACCCACGTTGGCGCAGAACAAGGCGACCATCAATGCTGAGGGGGCCAGCATTACGATTAATAAGCACATCTACGGACACTTCGCCGAACACCTCGGCCGCTGTATCTACGATGGCTTCTACGTGGGCGACAACAACAAGACCATCCCGAACAAAAACGGAGTGCGGCTTGACGTGGTCGACGCGCTGAAGAAGATGAAAATCCCGAATCTGCGGTGGCCGGGCGGCTGCTTCGCCGATACGTACCACTGGAAAGACGGCATCGGTCCGAAGGGCAAACGTCCGAAGATCGTGAACACCTGGTGGGGTGGCGTTACGGAGGATAACAGCTTCGGTACGCACGACTTCCTGAACATGTGTGAACTGCTGGGCACCGAGCCGTATCTGGCGGGTAACGTTGGTAGTGGTACCGTGCAGGACCTTAGCGAATGGGTACAGTACGTCAACTTTCCGAGCAACAGCCCCATGTCGACCCTGCGGCAGCAGAACGGGCGCGAAAAGCCCTGGAACGTTAAATTCTGGGGTGTCGGCAACGAAGCGTGGGGTTGCGGGGGTAATATGAAACCCGACTACTACGCTAACATCTACCGGCAGTACAGCACATTCATGAACGGAACAGTCGGTACCGAAAAGATTTTCCGGATCGCATCGGGGGCCAGTTCCGACGACTTTAACTGGACCGAAACGCTGATGAAAAATATCCCCGGCAACATGGTCGAAGGGGTGGCGCTGCACCACTACTCGGTGTTCGGCTGGGGCGAAAACGCGAAAGGCTCGGCCACCCAATTCACCGAAACCGATTACGCCCACACCATGAACGAAGCCCTGAAAATGGATGACTTCGTGCAGAAGCACTCCGACATCATGGACAAGTACGACCCGAAGAAAAAGGTCGCGCTGGTGGTCGACGAGTGGGGCGCGTGGTACAACGTCGAGCCGAACACGAATCCGGGGTTCCTCTTCCAGCAGAACACCATGCGCGATGCTGTACTGGCGGGAGCTACGCTCAACATTTTCCATAAGCACGCTGAACGGGTTCGGATGGCCAACCTGGCGCAGGCGATCAACGTACTGCAAGCCGTCATCCTGACCGACGGCCCGAAGATGCTGCTGACGCCGACCTACCACGTGCTGGAGATGTATAACGTCCACCAGGACGCGACGATGCTACCCGTCGACGTGAAAGCTGACGACTACAAAGTGGGCGAGTACAAACTCCCCGCCGTATCGGTTTCTGCTTCGCGCGACAAAGCAGGTAAAACGCACGTGTCGCTGGTGAATATCGACGCGGGTAAGCCCCAGACCATCACGGTAAACTTGAAAGGCATCAGCGCGAAAAGCGTAATGGGTCGCATCCTGACGTCGGCAAAAGTGCAGGACTATAACACCTTCGCTCAGCCGAACAAAGTAAAACCCGCGCCCTTCTCCGGTGCAAAGCTCTCCGGTGATGAACTAACGGTAACCCTACCCCCGGTGTCGGTGGTGGTATTAGAAATGTAA
- the araA gene encoding L-arabinose isomerase: protein MLDLKQYEVWFVTGSQHLYGDETLRQVADHSTQIAQFLNSNAAVPVRVVFKPTVTRPDEIYAVCQEANVAPNCVGVIAWMHTFSPAKMWIRGLTILKKPLLHLHTQFNRDIPWSDIDMDFMNLNQSAHGDREFGFMVSRMRMNRKVVVGYWQDETVLKQVGAWTRVAVAGYELKTLKVARFGDNMRQVAVTEGDKVAAEMTFGMSVNTYGIGDLVAVINQMADGDVDKLVQEYADTYTLMDSLVKGGAQHESLRDAARIELGMRAFLTDGGFGAFTDTFEDLHGMKQLPGIASQRLMADGFGFAGEGDWKTSAMVRTMKVMAAGLPGGNSFMEDYTYHFDPSNPLVLGSHMLEICPSIAAGKPTCEIHPLGIGGKEDPVRLVFNAPAGPAINVSLVDMGNRFRLIVNEVEAVEVAQALPKLPVARALWKPMPDMATGCAAWIYAGGAHHTVYSQNLTTEHVEDFAELFGVELVVIDKNTTLRQLKNELRWSEVAYK from the coding sequence ATGCTTGATTTAAAACAGTACGAAGTCTGGTTCGTAACCGGCAGTCAGCACCTTTATGGCGATGAAACGCTGCGGCAGGTAGCCGACCATTCGACGCAGATCGCGCAATTCCTGAACAGTAATGCTGCTGTGCCGGTACGGGTCGTGTTCAAACCGACCGTTACCCGGCCCGACGAGATTTATGCCGTTTGTCAGGAAGCCAACGTCGCGCCGAACTGCGTGGGTGTGATTGCCTGGATGCACACGTTCTCGCCCGCCAAGATGTGGATTCGGGGTCTGACGATCCTGAAAAAGCCGCTGCTGCACCTGCACACGCAGTTCAACCGCGACATCCCCTGGTCCGACATCGACATGGACTTTATGAACCTCAACCAGTCGGCGCACGGCGACCGGGAGTTTGGGTTCATGGTCTCGCGGATGCGGATGAACCGGAAGGTGGTCGTGGGTTACTGGCAAGACGAAACCGTACTGAAGCAGGTTGGTGCATGGACCCGGGTAGCCGTAGCTGGCTACGAGCTGAAAACGCTGAAAGTAGCCCGCTTCGGCGACAATATGCGGCAGGTAGCCGTGACCGAAGGCGACAAGGTAGCTGCCGAAATGACCTTCGGTATGTCGGTCAACACCTACGGCATCGGTGATCTGGTGGCAGTTATCAACCAAATGGCCGATGGCGATGTGGATAAGTTGGTGCAGGAATACGCCGACACGTATACGCTGATGGATTCGCTCGTGAAGGGCGGGGCGCAGCACGAATCCCTCCGCGACGCAGCCCGGATCGAACTCGGCATGCGTGCCTTCCTAACCGACGGTGGTTTCGGCGCGTTTACCGATACGTTCGAGGACCTGCACGGTATGAAGCAACTGCCTGGCATCGCATCGCAGCGACTAATGGCCGACGGCTTCGGTTTCGCCGGTGAGGGCGACTGGAAAACGTCGGCGATGGTCCGCACGATGAAAGTGATGGCGGCTGGTTTGCCCGGCGGTAACTCGTTCATGGAAGATTACACCTACCACTTCGATCCGTCGAACCCGCTTGTGCTCGGTTCGCACATGCTCGAAATCTGCCCCTCGATTGCGGCTGGTAAACCGACCTGCGAGATTCACCCGCTGGGTATTGGCGGTAAGGAAGATCCTGTCCGGCTGGTGTTCAACGCCCCCGCTGGTCCGGCGATTAACGTGTCGCTGGTTGATATGGGAAATCGCTTCCGCCTGATCGTCAACGAAGTCGAAGCCGTCGAGGTGGCGCAGGCACTGCCCAAGCTGCCCGTAGCCCGCGCGCTTTGGAAGCCCATGCCCGACATGGCCACCGGCTGTGCTGCCTGGATTTACGCGGGTGGCGCGCACCACACGGTGTATAGCCAAAACCTGACGACCGAACACGTCGAAGACTTCGCCGAACTGTTTGGCGTCGAACTGGTGGTGATCGATAAAAACACCACCCTGCGCCAACTCAAAAACGAGCTTCGCTGGAGCGAGGTGGCGTATAAATAA
- a CDS encoding ribulokinase, producing MNNPYVIGVDFGTDSVRALIVDTQTGQAVGTHVHEYARWKQGLYCDPATSQFRQHPLDYLEGIEATIKGALSQAPAEVRGQVVGISIDTTGSTPGPVDETGLPLALRPDFAENPNGMFILWKDHTANAEAEEINNLAHHWDTDYTKYVGGIYSSEWFWAKMLRTIRVDEAVREKAFSWIEHCDWISAVLTGNTNPLTLKRSRCAAGHKALWHAEFDGLPSDEFLTKLDPLLAGQRDRLFHDTYTSDQAMGTLSPEWAEKLGLSTDVVVGVGAFDAHMGAIGAEIEPYAFVRIIGTSTCDILMAPNEEIGHRLIRGICGQVDGSVAPGMLGLEAGQSAFGDVYAWFARLITKPVRELLGDEAADKMAAKLIPHLTKQAEQLPVTPTDLIALDWINGRRTPDANHTLKSAIAGLNLGTDAPRVFKALVEATAFGSRSIVDRFIEEGVPIKKVIAIGGVAKKSAFVMQTLADVLNKPIQVAQADQACALGAAMCAAVAAGVHPTMEAAQQAMGSGFDAEYHPRPELVPVYEMLYQRYRKLGGFVESELAKNAELVSA from the coding sequence ATGAATAACCCTTACGTGATTGGCGTCGATTTCGGGACTGATTCGGTCCGGGCGCTGATCGTTGATACGCAGACCGGGCAGGCCGTCGGGACGCACGTGCACGAGTACGCCCGCTGGAAGCAGGGGCTCTACTGCGACCCCGCCACCTCGCAGTTCCGGCAACACCCACTCGACTACCTCGAAGGTATCGAAGCGACGATCAAGGGCGCACTGTCGCAGGCTCCGGCGGAGGTTCGCGGGCAGGTTGTTGGTATCTCCATCGATACGACCGGTTCGACACCCGGCCCGGTCGACGAAACCGGTTTGCCGCTGGCCCTGCGCCCCGACTTTGCTGAGAACCCCAACGGTATGTTTATCCTCTGGAAAGACCATACCGCCAATGCCGAAGCCGAGGAAATTAATAACCTGGCGCACCATTGGGATACCGATTACACCAAGTACGTTGGTGGTATTTATTCGTCGGAGTGGTTCTGGGCCAAGATGCTCCGTACCATTCGGGTCGATGAGGCCGTTCGGGAAAAAGCGTTCTCGTGGATCGAGCACTGCGACTGGATTTCGGCCGTCCTGACGGGAAATACGAACCCGCTGACCTTGAAACGGTCGCGCTGTGCGGCTGGGCACAAAGCCCTCTGGCACGCCGAATTCGACGGCCTACCTTCCGACGAATTCCTGACCAAACTCGACCCTCTGCTAGCCGGTCAGCGCGACCGGTTGTTCCACGATACCTACACGTCCGATCAGGCGATGGGTACGCTGTCGCCGGAATGGGCGGAGAAACTGGGTCTGTCAACTGACGTGGTCGTGGGCGTAGGAGCGTTCGACGCGCATATGGGCGCTATCGGGGCCGAGATCGAACCGTACGCGTTCGTTCGCATCATCGGTACCTCGACCTGCGATATTCTGATGGCGCCCAATGAAGAAATTGGCCACCGCCTGATTCGCGGTATCTGCGGGCAGGTCGATGGGTCGGTGGCGCCGGGAATGTTGGGTCTGGAAGCAGGTCAGTCAGCGTTTGGCGATGTCTACGCCTGGTTTGCCCGGCTGATTACCAAACCCGTCCGCGAACTACTGGGCGACGAAGCTGCCGACAAAATGGCGGCAAAACTCATCCCGCACCTGACCAAACAGGCCGAGCAGTTGCCCGTTACGCCAACCGACCTGATTGCCCTCGACTGGATCAACGGTCGTCGTACCCCCGATGCTAACCACACGCTGAAATCGGCTATTGCTGGTCTGAACCTGGGTACCGATGCGCCCCGCGTGTTCAAGGCGCTGGTAGAGGCAACAGCCTTTGGTTCGCGCAGCATCGTCGACCGGTTCATCGAAGAAGGGGTCCCCATCAAAAAAGTGATCGCCATTGGGGGCGTTGCCAAGAAGTCGGCGTTCGTGATGCAAACCCTGGCCGACGTACTGAACAAACCAATTCAGGTGGCGCAGGCCGATCAGGCGTGTGCGCTGGGGGCAGCTATGTGCGCGGCTGTTGCGGCTGGCGTTCACCCCACAATGGAAGCGGCTCAGCAAGCGATGGGTTCTGGCTTCGACGCCGAGTATCATCCCCGCCCGGAGCTGGTACCGGTCTACGAAATGCTGTACCAGCGCTATCGGAAACTGGGTGGCTTTGTGGAGAGCGAATTGGCCAAAAACGCTGAGCTGGTTAGTGCTTAA